From the Hylaeus volcanicus isolate JK05 chromosome 4, UHH_iyHylVolc1.0_haploid, whole genome shotgun sequence genome, one window contains:
- the LOC128874622 gene encoding uncharacterized protein LOC128874622, with protein sequence MAHNKSNGLLTNSSSKEFALYVNNLPVELSETGFKQIFNHYGKIIGHLYRPNTTWAYVTYGKYNEAEAAIKDLNNVPPLHLKISFAHEKGSNKMEFVKPPVSQDVVQQESYTVQDKYLNKSSIQTKEQGRPSDMFKKLESKTGFPTCTYTPDDDLLYSYPSDSYTYNPYEKADPFDSTHTLWTRGQLMITPDCKRHVSLGRGYTMYEIPDPNPEIQNQICKVHELRTTGLYEYDKDMLENSIGKCEICGNITKFTCEKCHTFYCSRKCQKDNWPQHKYVCQPIPALVSTINSTHLSQPNTEGYIPIRSKGIIQTPLRRPRKSVNSATSLNKSLNTVSKDQDTTDVQVTICNDSSQNSESKCFKTTDQFDTYQKNKAKEKVPFPMYNETNFQSKGTGMTNMSDFKHKHTIHGKNSSFEKSQESLTCSDKVADDKKSDSIKNSTKKQQYVSAEDVMKIEEDIAFSKHAFLSKSGFTEVRIIVNMGRECWIQNVENDEKLRELMSTLQSEVDKAEKVVPVLGNMYAVKYEDLWHRGLIKQVKPLLIHYVDYGNDDFDKTNDVRKLGQFQNIPRFAATARLSEKASQKYKHLTYGDIIFVKTISVDSNNVINVEVQGENDAPILEVDRAPMPQVDQAPMPQVDQAPIPQVDQAPIPQVDRAPISQVDRTPTTPVSDLKYSVNIMPIGERGVLEIHAELSNNTYSVTLLSNNTMSEFEELLNELPVMCEQRATNSGYKPEIGKLICGQRLDGDWLRGYVLSLESPLKMVVIDEARMMEINKVVPCPDNFLKICTFGAKCKIINADNKFDASGQFEFKVVTRNGENEIEIEIYRNNEEKLKAIVTPWTPMPEQKGIQYAQLKNDSEVCLTAYCNHAFLFARSLVTEEVERYNRIMQNVAKCAQTAPSLKEPPVVGQMVIAQYIDDNYYRAIVTAVADDKVTISYIDFGNREVTNMKKLKILNDNLKQLQSCTSKIILKDVPQDKPMTNEISDYLSNLVGREVPLICTFTGIPSKDGVYLKSHDGDNINKTISELLIPTWKRSDEKDLTCYTLNDIAVASLGKVGDVVNVAVAHVLEAGYKYTMYPLDYDLITHISDIMPKSMAKYCESNDHYIPRENELCLALFNGEWCRATCYRRSETASTSTVFFIDHGCIESISHKDIRLMPKDFMTPSALISVCDIVNLAPLDNQGKYSSKIEKRISELIDLNIPIEIKIVKCDENAGLYDIELPSIRKKLVEEGLL encoded by the exons ATGGCACATAATAAATCTAATGGTTTATTAACAAACAG ttCTAGCAAAGAATTCGCACTGTATGTGAATAATTTACCTGTTGAATTAAGTGAG actggatttaaacaaatctttAATCACTATGGAAAAATCATTGGACATCTTTACCGCCCAAATACTACTTGGGCTTATGTTACGTATGGAAAGTATAATGAAGCTGAAGCTGCAATTAAAGATTTGAACAATGTACCGCCAttgcatttgaaaatatcatttgCCCATGAGAAAGGATCAAATAAGATGGAATTTGTAAAACCACCTGTTTCTCAGGATGTAGTGCAACAAGAGAGTTATACTGTtcaagataaatatttaaataaatcttc CATTCAAACAAAAGAACAAGGCAGACCCTCAGATATGTTTAAAAAACTAGAATCAAAAACAGGATTTCCAACATGCACTTACACACCAGATGatgatttattatattcatatcCTTCTGATTCATACACATACAATCCATATGAAAAAGCAGATCCATTTGATAGTACACACACGTTATGGACAAG AGGACAATTAATGATTACACCAGATTGCAAACGACATGTCTCGCTCGGGCGAGGGTACACAATGTATGAAATCCCAGACCCAAATCCTGAAATTCAAAACCAAATCTGTAAGGTGCATGAACTGCGTACAAct GGCTTGTACGAATATGATAAAGACATGTTAGAAAATTCTATtggaaaatgtgaaatatgtggaaatataacgaaattTACCTGCGAAAAATGTCATACTTTCTATTGCAGTAGAAAGTGTCAAAAAGATAATTGGCCACAACATAAATACGTATGTCAACCCATTCC agcACTAGTATCGACCATCAATTCTACACATCTATCACAACCAAATACTGAAGGATATATACCTATTAGAAGTAAGGGTATTATTCAAACACCTCTCCGCAGACCAAGAAAATCTGTAAATTCTGCAACATcactaaataaaagtttaaatacAGTCTCGAAAGACCAAGATACAACTGATGTACAAGTAACAATTTGTAATGATAGCTCGCAAAATAGTGAGTCAAAATGCTTTAAAACTACTGATCAATTTGACACATATCAGAAAaacaaagcaaaagaaaaagtgCCGTTTCCTATGTACAATGAAACTAATTTTCAATCTAAGGGAACTGGTATGACAAATATGTCAGACTTCAAACATAAACATACTATTCATggaaaaaattcttcatttgAAAAGTCACAAGAATCTCTTACATGCTCCGATAAAGTGGCAGATGATAAAAAATCGGacagtattaaaaattctacgaaAAAACAACAATATGTAAGTGCTGAAGATGTAATGAAGATAGAGGAAGATATAGCTTTCTCAAAACAtgcatttttatcaaaatcagGATTTACAGAAGTACGAATAATTGTGAATATGGGTCGTGAATGTTGGATtcaaaatgtagaaaatgacGAAAAGCTTAGGGAACTAATGAGTACTTTACAATCTGAAGTAGATAAAGCGGAGAAAGTAGTACCAGTACTCGGAAATATGTATGCTGTTAAATATGAAGATTTATGGCACAGAGGTTTAATTAAACAAGTAAAACctttattaattcattacgTGGATTACGGTAATGATGACTTCGATAAAACAAATGATGTACGTAAACTTGGACAGTTCCAAAATATTCCACGATTTGCTGCTACAGCTCGTTTATCTGAAAAAGCAAGTCAAAAATACAAACACCTCACATATGGggatataatatttgtaaaaacgATATCCGTTGATTCGAATAACGTAATTAATGTTGAAGTTCAGGGTGAGAATGATGCGCCGATACTAGAAGTAGATCGAGCGCCGATGCCACAAGTAGATCAAGCGCCGATGCCACAAGTAGATCAAGCGCCGATACCACAAGTAGATCAAGCGCCGATACCACAAGTAGATCGAGCGCCAATATCACAAGTAGATCGAACACCTACAACACCAGTATCAGACTTAAAATATTCAGTAAACATAATGCCTATAGGAGAAAGAGGAGTTTTAGAAATTCATGCAGAATTAAGTAACAATACTTATAGTGTTACGTTACTATCGAATAATACAATGTCCGAATTTGAGGAACTTTTGAATGAATTGCCTGTAATGTGTGAACAAAGAGCAACAAATTCCGGTTACAAACCTGAAATAGGAAAGCTAATATGCGGCCAAAGGCTCGATGGTGATTGGCTCAGAGGATATGTTTTATCACTCGAATCTCCTTTAAAAATGGTTGTAATAGATGAAGCAAGaatgatggaaattaataAGGTTGTGCCATGTCCTGataactttttgaaaatttgtacttttGGTGCtaagtgtaaaataattaatgctgACAATAAGTTTGATGCTTCTGGACAGTTCGAGTTTAAAGTGGTAACACGAAAtggagaaaatgaaattgaaatagaaatttatagaaataacgaggaaaaattgaaagctaTTGTAACGCCTTGGACACCAATGCCTGAACAAAAAGGAATACAGTATGCTCAATTGAAAAACGACTCCGAGGTTTGCCTGACTGCTTACTGTAATCATGCTTTTCTGTTTGCTCGGTCATTAGTTACTGAAGAAGTGGAACGTTATAATCGTATTATGCAGAACGTAGCAAAATGTGCCCAAACAGCTCCATCATTGAAAGAACCACCAGTTGTTGGACAAATGGTAATAGCTCAGTATATAGATGATAATTATTACCGAGCTATTGTGACTGCAGTGGCAGATGATAAAGTTACGATTTCATATATTGATTTTGGAAACAGAGAAGTTACTAATATGAAGAAACTTAAAATTCTAAACGACAATTTAAAACAGCTTCAATCTTGtacaagtaaaataattttgaaagatgTTCCTCAGGATAAACCTATGACGAATGAAATAAGTGATTATCTCAGTAATTTAGTAGGAAGAGAAGTTCCTTTGATATGCACTTTTACTGGTATACCGTCCAAAGATGGTGTTTATCTTAAATCACACGATGGagacaatattaataagaCCATATCTGAACTGCTTATACCAACTTGGAAAAGATCTGATGAGAAAGATCTAACATGCTATACGTTGAACGATATAGCTGTTGCTAGCTTGGGAAAAGTTGGCGATGTCGTTAATGTTGCTGTTGCACACGTCCTTGAAGCTGGttacaaatatacaatgtATCCATTAGATTATGACTTAATTACTCATATCTCGGATATAATGCCTAAATCGATGGCTAAATATTGTGAATCAAACGATCACTATATTCCCCGTGAGAACGAATTGTGCCTCGCACTTTTCAACGGTGAATGGTGTCGTGCTACTTGCTATCGTCGTAGTGAAACTGCTTCGACGAGCACTGTTTTCTTTATTGATCATGGATGTATTGAGAGCATTAGTCATAAAGACATACGACTAATGCCGAAAGATTTTATGACCCCTAGTGCCCTTATCAGTGTTTGCGACATTGTTAATTTAGCGCCCCTCGATAACcaaggaaaatattcttctaaaattgaaaaaaggatTTCAGAATTAATCGATCTTAATATTCCTATCGAAATAAAGATTGTTAAGTGTGATGAAAATGCTGGACTATACGACATAGAGTTGCCATCGATTCGAAAGAAACTTGTTGAAGAGGGTCTATTGTAG
- the LOC128874624 gene encoding uncharacterized protein LOC128874624, with amino-acid sequence MSITPSPELLTEAAGVKIFMTPLAEEECSSCESLISGKICVMLENVNDIKSHGKSFGFHLTKSKWDPYPWVSYVDIGSLADTAGLRAGDCLMTINGKDLIGLKIQEIATLIHYHQEYNIKLFIWRCSNEESKEEGIAVKGPLPDVAIKLANAVSGVVRTLECPVCLESSTPPVSQCVHGHIICVGCRPRTPRCPVCRVRLGQGRCLLADKLHKIFREVFDIKENSSKSTECQTWNLRDRLFGKSKKKHVPSVTPKSNGPILRARQLLLNKLFFGGVEKAASADNLTVISNGTSSVNETSLNGTNINNLSFDERLSLHDRAKSASTGELSKERMKNVIDDRLQIGTSKIMSSTTSLSSIPPTPVWGGSMDSVSCIQITCPLSKQSDCKDIITSDTLMEHLSGFHEVPQVHFYSVHVQIPLPLPFGSEAAYILHSSGDLFFFQCDEETVWIACATGGKNSWEWSLHGQGENGTEIKIRKSVASLENPMILSSQHIAPLPNSLLLHTLNIQLLECRSHEQLGL; translated from the exons ATGTCTATTACACCTAGTCCAGAACTGTTAACTGAAGCTGCTGGCGTCAAGATCTTCATGACGCCTTTGGCAGAAGAAGAATGTTCATCATGTGAGAGTTTAATCTCTGGAAAAATTTGTGTAATGttggaaaatgtaaatgacATTAAATCGCACGGTAAATCTTTTGGGTTTCATCTTACAAAATCTAAATGGGATCCTTATCCTTGGGTAAGCTATGTTGACATTGGAAGTCTTGCCGATACAGCTGGCCTCAG AGCTGGTGATTGTTTAATGACCATCAATGGGAAGGATTTGATAGGATtgaaaatacaagaaattgCAACATTGATACACTACCATCaggaatataatattaaattatttatttggagaTGTAGTAATGAAGAATCAAAAGAAGAAGGGATAGCTGTTAAAGGGCCACTGCCAGATGTAGCTATTAAGCTTGCTAATGCAGTGTCTGGAGTT GTTCGAACTTTAGAATGTCCAGTTTGTTTGGAAAGTTCGACGCCCCCAGTCTCTCAATGTGTTCACGGTCACATCATTTGCGTTGGATGCAGACCAAGGACACCTCGTTGTCCAGTCTGCAGAGTCAGGCTGGGTCAGGGACGGTGCTTGCTCGCAGACAAACTGCATAAAATATTCCGGGAAGTTTTTGATATCAAAGAGAATTCCTCTAAAAGTACAGAATGTCAAACGTGGAATCTTCGAGATCGACTTTTCGGCAAAAGCAAAAAGAAACACGTACCATCGGTAACGCCAAAAAGTAACGGTCCAATTCTGAGAGCACGTCagttattattgaataaattgtttttcggTGGGGTGGAGAAAGCTGCCTCAGCAGATAATCTAACAGTGATTTCCAATGGAACGTCAAGCGTAAATGAAACGTCGTTAAAtggtacaaatattaataacttaaGTTTTGACGAGCGTTTAAGTTTGCATGATCGAGCAAAATCTGCAAGTACTGGAGAATTATCGAAGGAAaggatgaaaaatgttatcgaTGATCGTTTGCAAATTGGCACAAGTAAAATAATGTCAAGCACTACTAGTCTGTCTAGTATACCTCCTACACCTGTTTGGGGAGGTTCGATGGATTCTGTATCTTGTATACAAATAACGTGTCCACTTTCGAAGCAAAGTGATTGTAAAGACATTATTACATCCGATACATTAATGGAACATTTGAGTGGGTTTCACGAAGTACCacaagttcatttttattctgttcATGTGCAAATTCCGTTACCGCTTCCTTTTGGCTCCGAAGCTGCTTATATATTACATTCCAGTGGAGaccttttcttctttcag TGTGATGAAGAAACTGTTTGGATCGCTTGTGCCACAGGAGGAAAAAATTCATGGGAATGGAGTTTACATGGTCAAGGCGAAAACGGCACTGAAataaagatacgaaaaagCGTTGCGAGTCTTGAAAATCCAATGATTTTATCATCGCAACACATTGCACCCTTGCCGAATTCTCTGTTATTGCACACTctgaatattcaattattagaaTGCCGTTCGCATGAACAGTTAGGGTTGTAA
- the LOC128874623 gene encoding negative elongation factor A: protein MANVRDSDTSLWLHNKLGTSNDSWTGSSICSQLNAEVLRNIKDCFPDLQTQVKLKLLLSFFHIPRRNVEEWRVELEEIIEVASLDSELWVSMLSEAMKTFPSTGSLNTDITDLDEHRPIFGELVNDLRKLLKKQNDPAMLPLECHYLNKTALISVVGQQPTPVKHFTLKRKPKSAALRSELLQKSTDAASNLKKSTAPTVPVRSRGMPRKMTDTTPLKGIPSRVPTSGFRSPSLTSSSMSNRTPLSSRIRKDGGIKLLDINEQPLGYAQAKKRKRMMELEEQQKKVAEAQAAAAAAASTATTTTETSTTPEYAQGLASINPPATPITPVAAVQSYATPTTPSGVSAVTTPQTPATPSTPTTPTAAVLPVATPTVITPVETTPVGVQTVRPAQTITQIRIQTTAQPANAAANTRKGLSLTREQMLEAQEMFRTANKVTRPEKALILGFMAGSRDNPCPKLGNIVTVMLSENIEEVTQPDGTTVPMLVETHFQMNYTNGEWKRMKKNRRIVTEESTSATTPAPSATATASN, encoded by the exons ATGGCGAATGTGAGGGACAGTGATACGTCGTTGTGGCTTCATAACAAGCTCGGAACGTCAAACGATAGCTGGACTGGAAGCTCGATTTGTTCACAACTGAACGCAGAAGTATTACGGAACATCAAAGATTGTTTTCCAGACCTCCAAACGCAAGTTAAACTCAAATTACTTCTCTCATTTTTCCACATACCGAGGCGGAATGTCGAAGAG TGGCGTGTTGAGTTGGAAGAAATCATTGAGGTGGCATCATTGGATAGTGAACTGTGGGTATCAATGTTATCCGAAGCGATGAAGACATTTCCTTCTACGGGTTCTTTGAATACAGACATCACAGATTTAGACGAGCATCGACCTATTTTTGGAGAGTTAGTGAATGATCTtcgaaaacttttaaaaaaacaaaatgatcCGGCTATGCTTCCATTAGAATGTCATTACCTTAATAAGACTGCGCTTATTTCGGTGGTCGGTCAACAACCCACACCGGTTAAGCATTTTACCTTAAAGAGAAAACCAAAAAGTGCTGCACTAAGATCAGAGCTGCTTCAAAAGAGTACAGATGCGGCgagtaatttgaaaaaaagtacTGCTCCCACAGTGCCTGTGAGAAGTAGAGGAATGCCAAGAAAAATGACTGACACGA CACCTCTAAAAGGAATTCCTAGTAGGGTTCCAACAAGTGGTTTTCGATCTCCATCGCTTACGAGTTCTTCGATGTCTAATAGAACGCCCCTTAGTAGTAGAATCCGTAAAGATGgcggaattaaattattagatattaaCGAGCAACCGCTCGGATATGCTCAagcaaagaaacgaaagagaatGATGGAACTGGAAGAACAGCAAAAGAAAGTTGCGGAAGCTCAAGCAGCTGCTGCAGCTGCAGCATCAACGGCGACAACTACCACGGAAACATCAACAACGCCAGAATATGCTCAGGGACTGGCTTCGATTAATCCACCAGCTACTCCAATTACCCCTGTGGCAGCTGTACAATCTTATGCAACACCTACGACTCCGAGCGGAGTATCAGCCGTGACTACACCACAAACCC CCGCAACACCAAGTACACCTACAACTCCAACTGCTGCAGTACTACCGGTTGCAACACCTACGGTCATTACACCGGTGGAAACTACACCTGTCGGAGTGCAAACAGTCAGACCAGCTCAAACCATCACACAGATTCGTATACAAACTACCGCACAACCTGCTAACGCAGCTGCGAATACAAGAAAGGGATTATCTCTCACG CGAGAACAAATGTTAGAAGCACAAGAAATGTTTAGAACAGCTAATAAAGTAACTCGGCCAGAAAAAGCTCTCATTTTAGGTTTCATGGCTGGCTCTAGGG ATAATCCTTGCCCGAAGTTGGGTAATATAGTCACGGTGATGCTCTCGGAAAATATCGAAGAAGTAACCCAGCCAGATGGAACAACTGTGCCGATGTTGGTTGAGACCCATTTCCAAATGAATTACACAAATGGCGAATGGAAACGGATGAAAAAGAACAGACGAATCGTTACAGAGGAATCTACGTCTGCTACGACACCTGCTCCCAGTGCGACTGCTACAGCTTCCAATTAA
- the LOC128874626 gene encoding peroxiredoxin-like, with protein MFRVLMSLRSQACKAAFVTIPSLVKTKNPTLVENARSIYINSKLFCCRPVVQKPAPDFSGTAVVDGDFKEIKLSDYKGKYVVLFFYPLDFTFVCPTELIAFSEKISEFKALNTQVIGVSTDSHFSHLAWVNTPRKQGGLGGNLGYPLLSDFKKEISNKYNVLLEDGIALRGLFIIDKEGILRQLSINDLPVGRSVDETLRLIKAFQFVEKHGEVCPANWQPESKTIKPTPKDSKQYFETVN; from the exons ATGTTTCGAGTGTTAATGTCTTTGCGTTCTCAGGCTTGCAAAGCG gCCTTTGTAACAATACCAAGTTTGGTGAAAACTAAGAATCCAACATTGGTAGAAAATGCACGTagcatttatattaattcaaagcTTTTCTGCTGTCGACCTGTGGTTCAGAAACCTGCTCCTGATTTCTCTGGAACCGCAGTAGTCGATGGGGacttcaaagaaataaaactaagCGACTACAAAGGGAAATatgttgttctttttttttatcctctAGATTT CACATTTGTATGTCCCACTGAATTGATAGCATTCAGTGAAAAGATTTCAGAGTTTAAAGCTTTGAATACACAAGTGATTGGAGTTTCAACAGATTCCCATTTCAGTCACTTGGCATGGGTCAACACGCCAAGGAAACAGGGTGGCTTGGGTGGCAATTTGGGCTATCCTCTCCTTAGTGActttaagaaagaaatatcaaataaatataatgtccTTCTTGAAGATGGAATTGCTTTGCGAGGACTTTTTATCATAGACAAAGAAGGAATTCTCAGACAACTTAGTATTAACGATTTGCCAGTGGGTAGAAGCGTGGATGAAACTTTGAGGCTTATCAAGGCTTTCCAGTTCGTTGAAAAACACGGAGAAGTCTGTCCTGCCAATTGGCAGCCAGAGTCCAAGACCATCAAACCGACTCCAAAGGATAGCAAGCAGTACTTCGAAACAGTGAATTAA
- the LOC128874625 gene encoding cellular tumor antigen p53 isoform X1, which translates to MTNTNGFSDSQESALLDEEAFHELEKEIGRNTLPLLAESVMDEDIEIEEKFNIKLSQKYLEGNELKNEHQEEYLDYQEPETSTPVREEFPGCYNFQYSLANQDSSKHWVYSQLLRKVFINMEETLPLRFKWDPPDDGFFLRTTMVFSLDQYASDPVRRCHNHMALNSSSNRDIDPIKIKHVVRCLDNSSMYEERNEHLSILTPLRTPQAGTQYVLMNFKFLCKNSCPSGMNRRPTELIFTMEDSNRRVLGRRRLLVRICSCPKRDKKKEEAEVGEPQPETKKRKLCIPVGKKMMPSCDTHVFNVQLNIVGKENYLSVLKYAYDIMAGQASRTGQYEFFKPYMDDILRKTP; encoded by the exons ATGACGAATACAAACGGATTTTCAGACTCGCAAGAGTCTGCGCTTCTTGACGAAGAAGCGTTCCACGAATTGGAGAAAGAAAT AGGGAGGAATACGTTGCCGTTGTTGGCAGAAAGCGTAATGGATGAGGACATTGAAATAGaggagaaatttaatattaaattatcgcAAAAATACTTAGAAGgaaacgaattgaaaaatgaacacCAAGAAGAATATCTTGATTACCAAGAACCTGAAACATCCACTCCTGTAAGAGAGGAATTTCCAGGGTGTTATAATTTTCAGTACAGTTTAGCTAATCAGGATTCTAGTAAACATTGGGTT TATTCCCAGTTACTGAGAAaggtatttattaatatgGAGGAAACACTACCACTAAGATTTAAATGGGACCCACCTGATGATGGTTTTTTCTTGCGTACTACCATGGTATTCAGCTTGGACCAATACGCAAGTGACCCAGTTCGAAGGTGCCATAACCATATGGCATTGAATAGTTCAAGCAATCGAGATATAgatccgataaaaattaaacacgtCGTTCGTTGCTTAGATAATTCGAGTATGtatgaagaaagaaacgagcaCTTATCTATATTGACTCCCCTCCGCACTCCTCAGGCTGGAACGCAGTATGTGCTAAtgaattttaagtttttatgtaaaaacaGTTGTCCATCTGGTATGAATCGTAGACctacggaattaattttcaccatGGAAGATAGCAATAGAAGAGTCTTGGGTCGTCGTAGACTTCTAGTTAGGATTTGTAGCTGCCCAAAACGAgataagaaaaaggaagaggcAGAAGTGGGCGAGCCACAACcggaaacaaagaaaagaaaactgtgTATACCAGTTGGAAAAAAGATGATGCCTTCCTGTGATACCCACGTATTTAATGTTCAGTTAAATATagttggaaaagaaaattatttatcggtaTTAAAATATGCATACGATATAATGGCTGGTCAAGCTTCGCGAACTGGgcaatatgaattttttaaaccatACATGGATGACATATTACGTAAAACTCcttaa
- the LOC128874627 gene encoding oxysterol-binding protein-related protein 11, translating into MNVQIRHPYEGLLHKYTNAMKGWQYRWFILSPETGELHYFLSESEKNQRPRCSIYLAGAVIAPSDEDSNTFTVNSATGDMIKLRATHARARQEWVDKLRAVTEMYTRAIASSHPPLPPREHSSNSNRTPVDKLEVLDAFANCQEQLRKVEKQNLALAQTIENSSLNLDPDLLVLKATAHTTLHTLNQCLNILYQ; encoded by the exons ATGAACGTTCAAATAAGGCACCCTTACGAGGGTTTATTGCATAAGTATACTAATGCCATGAAAGGCTGGCAATATCGTTGGTTTATCCTTAGCCCTGAAACTGGTGAACTGCATTATTTTCTTAGCGAATCTGAGAAAAATCAACGACCAAGATGTTCGATATATTTAGCGGGTGCAGTAATCGCGCCAAGTGATGAAGATTCTAATACATTCACTGTCAACTCTGCCACAG GTGATATGATTAAATTGAGAGCTACACATGCCCGTGCTCGCCAAGAATGGGTGGATAAACTACGAGCAGTTACAGAAATGTATACCAGAGCAATTGCCAGCAGCCACCCTCCTCTACCTCCAAGGGAACATTCTTCTAACTCCAACAGAACTCCTGTCGACAAGTTGGAAGTTTTAGATGCTTTTGCTAATTGTCAGGAACAATTGAGGAAAGTAGAAAAGCAGAATCTTGCATTAGCCCAAACTATTGAAAACTCGAGCTTAAACTTGGACCCAGATTTGTTAGTTCTTAAAGCTACAGCTCATACCACACTGCACACATTAAATCAATGccttaatatattatatcaataa
- the LOC128874625 gene encoding cellular tumor antigen p53 isoform X2, translating into MTNTNGFSDSQESALLDEEAFHELEKEIGRNTLPLLAESVMDEDIEIEEKFNIKLSQKYLEGNELKNEHQEEYLDYQEPETSTPVREEFPGCYNFQYSLANQDSSKHWVYSQLLRKVFINMEETLPLRFKWDPPDDGFFLRTTMVFSLDQYASDPVRRCHNHMALNSSSNRDIDPIKIKHVVRCLDNSIVHLV; encoded by the exons ATGACGAATACAAACGGATTTTCAGACTCGCAAGAGTCTGCGCTTCTTGACGAAGAAGCGTTCCACGAATTGGAGAAAGAAAT AGGGAGGAATACGTTGCCGTTGTTGGCAGAAAGCGTAATGGATGAGGACATTGAAATAGaggagaaatttaatattaaattatcgcAAAAATACTTAGAAGgaaacgaattgaaaaatgaacacCAAGAAGAATATCTTGATTACCAAGAACCTGAAACATCCACTCCTGTAAGAGAGGAATTTCCAGGGTGTTATAATTTTCAGTACAGTTTAGCTAATCAGGATTCTAGTAAACATTGGGTT TATTCCCAGTTACTGAGAAaggtatttattaatatgGAGGAAACACTACCACTAAGATTTAAATGGGACCCACCTGATGATGGTTTTTTCTTGCGTACTACCATGGTATTCAGCTTGGACCAATACGCAAGTGACCCAGTTCGAAGGTGCCATAACCATATGGCATTGAATAGTTCAAGCAATCGAGATATAgatccgataaaaattaaacacgtCGTTCGTTGCTTAGATAATTCGA TTGTCCATCTGGTATGA